The Argiope bruennichi chromosome 9, qqArgBrue1.1, whole genome shotgun sequence nucleotide sequence ttttctaaataatcatgTGTGCTTTGAAAAGCACATATTAAGatgttatattgaaattaaaaccttatttttctATCTGTGCTCAATAAGTTAAAGTAATAATGTTATTACTGTGACAAAATGATTtgcaattacttttataaattttttttattaaagcttgTATTTAggttttaagatgaaattttaaatgtatattaccCATCtctatgattatttatattttataaattcttgttGCTTTTACTAGTAATTTGTAATTATCtatgattgcaaaatttcattgattcatattttgattgggtaaataaacattaattatgaaaaaatttgataaaataaaggaGTGCATTCTAGTTAATacgaataattatatatatattaagtaatatttgaatattgtgaaatgatgaaaaaaattattgttgcatATATATCATTTGTTTAAGGCAAACTTAGTCACAGGCTTATTTGACCAAATGTGTTAAAATTGGTAATTCTGTAATAAAGTTTAATGGATCTGATACATATATATTAAGTGCATTATTCTTAAACAAAGAGCTCCCCTTGGtgcttgttaatatttttaaaaattagcattatttcaTCAAAGCTCAGCAAAATACTTtcaaacttttaagaattttaaatttatggtttTTACTTAGCTTTATTAAATATCGATTTGCTTTTATGATTAGTCAGATTCCCCCCCCCTCATTATAAACATAAGAATATctaactaattatattttcattatttaatgttgtaattttatcttcgtataatttaaaaatttgctaagtTTATAATTTAACTTATCAGTACTTCTTTATTCACTTTCAATCGATAGTAATCTgcataaagcaataaataaataaaaaatcccaatttcatatatctgtatgaaatattgaattcctgtataatatttttaaaaaatggaataagatGATTAAgcataaagcaataaataaaaaatcccaatttcatatatctgtatgaaatattgaattccctatataatatttaaaaaaaataaaagttttagaaattattaatttaatataattattaatttaatttaagttatcttaaattaactttattaatttaagataattattataaaagccaATAAACCAAAATTATATAAGCCAATACCATATTTATGCAtaacattaattagaaaaatattatactatcaataaagaaaatcattgatagtatagatatagaagaaaatcattgatcataatttgttatttaaagacattatacttttaaataaattcttaaaaaaaaatttgttattaaattgtatttatatttttgtatcatttataatttgttttttaggaAATGAGGAAGTGCTCTGTGGTTTTTGGATGCAAATAAACTCAATTCATAGCAAGCTTCTCGATCTTAGTCACATAACCATGCACCATGAGACATCAAACAGCTATCAACAAGAGCAACTACCAAATGGATCTCCTACTAAAAGTAGCTCAAAAGTATCCGAGCAGAACGGACAGGACTTGCCTTCTTGCAAttctgaaaatgcaaaaaatgtagaaaatttacaGACAAATAAAAATCCTAAGGATGTTGATAACATGGAGGTACCAGAACCAGCAGAAAAAGTAACTTCGACATATGAAGATTCTACATCACTGTGGAAGTCTTCTTCTAGGAGGTGCTCCAGTGATGGTGCTTTGAAGGCAATGCAGGGTGTTAGTCAAAGACCTGAGAGGGGTAACAGTTTTTCTGATTCTGATGAGAAAACAGCTGCTCTCAAagcaaaaattcatgaaaaatacgATCAGTTTGATAAAGACATGAAAGAAATGGCTGCTAAAGCTAATGCCAATGGGTTACTATTAAATGGTAATTCTCCTCCTGCGAAAGCTGTGCTTGATCTTGGAGGACAAACTGCAGCACTTTTGTCACCTGACCCtaggtaaaaataattaattaattggtgtGTTTTTGATTATGTTGGCATGTATGTAttgaattaacagaaaatttgGTTCTAGTGTATTACCTGCATTCTAgtgattaattgctaaaaatgtCATGTTAATCTGTTAATTATGTTCATCAATACAATTAATCCTAAAGTTTACCAGTATCACATCCCAAGGTCAGAATTTCGTCAATGGTATGCAGTTTATATACAAGTActggaaatgtattttttatttgtaatatgtatcttttaatttatgcACTCATAATTCTATTTGGAGTAGAAAATTTTTGTGATAACCTTTTCATGACAAGAATTTTATAATGGTCCcaagctaagaaaataaattaaaatgtggtGGATTAATTAGTATTGcagaatattacaaaataactatgccaattaatttttttacatattttataagaatgtttCAGGCCAAATCGATAATTTGAATATCTTAAGCATACAAATATAGAAGAATTTAAGGGGAGGGTGAGTGGCACTTGAAAAtctttatctttttcattattcatcataaatttggaatttattaatttataaaagtctattttcttattttctgtatattttgtgaattttaactcaaaaaatagaatataatggATGGATCAAATATATTATGAAGTATACTTTtctccaaatttatagatttaaaaaaaatcaaatataaataaaatttggtttttcatGTGAatatgatatttagaaaaacaacaaGTTATATGAATAAAGTTTTTCTTACTGTTTTATTATCGTAATtgtagaaatgtataaaattttagggCCAGATGTATCACTAAGGTTATTGTCCATCAGCTTATTTGTTCATGTAtatatgaacataataattcaaaagtacCGCAACTtggagaaaaaataatgaaatgtaacaTGTACAGTATTCTAGATTGGCTTATCACCAAAACtctagatttgtatcaaattttaaatgctatcaaTCAAAAAacagatacatatttttttttcactgtattaTAAAGCATAATGCATGGTATACAAGTGAATTAATAAGGGAAACACTCActctgattttataaatattctctattttctaaataaagaaaagtataatgattccatcattaaaaaaagcaaaaatattttgtaaaattattataaattctttgttaaggttttaacaaaaaataaattcaaaatttttgctcAGATTTTATATGCTGAAAGTTTaccagttttcaaaaataataccaTACAAAtcggatttcattttatttttaaaatattccaaccaatattttatcaactaaaaatttttgaatttttaagttccataaataaataattattggacATATTTCTCTAaggtaacataaaaaaaatgtttgctaacTCATCTACATGAATATTCACTTATTTGTATGAAATGCCATTCCCTATATAAAGTGCTAGttaatatttctggaataaaataatttgtttatactATTGAGATAAAAGaagagaagatattttaaaacattttagattttatttattagcaaTGCATTTCTAGTTATCATAAAGGAAcaaggtttttttaaattctgatcagtaataaatattgtcttataaaatatctaaaatactgGGACcttatattgttttattgttaATGAAAGTGCCAgagaatttctgaatttaaatcttatttaaatatggaACCTTttggtttcttaatttttttttaaataatttttataatattgcatttttaaaacgcCCTGCAATCTTGGTCTGCTATTTGTTACAAATAAGGTAATTTTTATGCAGACTTGTAAAcatatattccattaaaatacgatatttattaaatataattttttttcatgtatttgctggaattattttactttcagaaaaatgtgagAGTTTTGTTAGTAAAATATGAATGTTGAATGTGTCAAACTTTTTTACATTTAGATTTTCatgcagtttttatttatattttttttcttagaacgATACCACCTGAAGATACATGTGTTTTCACAAGTGGAGGTCCACCTGGTATTTTGTGGGAATTAAAAACTGCAGATGATTCTCTTCCAGGAAGAAATTCTTTAATGGCTGAAGTGAAAGAAGTTGCCTATTCTCGCTTGCAGCAAGAACTCCGAAAAGCTCAGCTggtaagattttaaaatcaaatttttgctttgtacttttaaaacttcagaataatatgcatttttaaaaattattaagttacttaatagatatataaattgatttgttttaatattgcTAATTCGTTGgcaatttttggtttaaattatcAGTAATTGAAATCATTGATATGCTTCGATAGTGaaaattaagattcaaattaaatattacttttatttttaaaatttaaagaagttcaaaaataaaaattacattttacatatatGCTATTTCTAAGATATATGGAATTTCTATTATGCTTATAattaatgcattacatttttttgttttttgaaaaatctatttttttaagaacaataaaTCATTTTGTGATAATGAACTTCTTAGTAAATGAGTCATTAGAGtgatatgttttattcatttatatgaaatttgtttttgttaaggtatttatcttaattcaaaatataatgagttttatgcttttattaatcTGATTGATTTTACCTGATAACAATATTATTGTATGGATTGTTAATGCCGTATCAAAACTATCCTTAAAGATGAAATTTACATggcttttattttttaggaaCTGAAATTGAAGGATGAAGAGGTGTTGCGGTTGAGTCAAATCAGAGATGAAGTTGGTGCTGAATTGGAAGAATTAACAGCTAGTTTATTTGAggtatttatctatatttaaaataattgtaaaaattaaagaacCTACCCTATCTCAAACCACTCttctaattcttcatttttttttctttatttgaaaatttcattagcCCTATATATGTTAGTATTAATCCTTCTCTCTCAATATATACATATTCAAgggatatcataaaataaaaccatGACAAAACCTcctgctaaaaaattattttcaacccCTAAATTTGActgtttttaaaatcaacaacTTCTATCgccagttttgaaaataataataataaaccttacaattttatttcagttccgtactttgaaattaattttaaaaaataaaggggGAGAAATTGCaacataatgcaaaaattttcagaaactcagcattatttagttttttttaatgtattttattttaatctttatcttgAAAATGAGAGTGTGAATGTGTTTTATTTCTTTGGTATAACAATAAAATTGTGTACCAGCTTTATTgctaaggttaaaaaaaaaaaatctatcaaaacttgccaaattaattaatataataaaattaaaaattaaaaaataataaattagtaaaaagatTAACACATTTGGCTATTTGTCATCCTAAAAAAAGATACAACTTGGTGCTGTATGAAATCACTATCACAATTGTAATGGAGAAGTGTTGAAGTTGTGATGAAGTCAACATGAAGATGACTGTTATAGTAATCAACCAATTTACTATCAGTTATCTTGCCAAAGTATAAAATAGATTGctgcttgaatttttaattatattctgcaatattcattatatgaagaataattttctaataattctatatattctgTGCAATGAacgtaaattttgttatttaaatacatttttttttttttttaaatatgcttagttattataatttttttgtaatctacgaatttaattaattttctgcttAGTTGATACatcctatttgggacatttattattttaatttctatcatgATATAAGAGACTTGAGATATTGAagtattttaaagtgatttttgcatattaaattgcataatactttcaattaattgcagattaaaaactaaaaattcagtaatgtCATGCAGGAGTTGGACTTTGTCAGATTGTTTGCAAAGAGGTTAATATGGTGTTAGCTGCATTAATGGAGATTATAGCTTTTAAACAAGTATAGGTACTTGTATTTACTGCATGACAGCAGTTAATCTCCAAATATACCATGTTAGTCTGTTGACTATGTTCGAATAACATGCAATTGAGCCTAAATTTTTCTAATGGCTTGCGGTACAAGTaccaaagtatatttttaaaaaagaaagaaaggaaactaatgatttattctctttaatttcaatgaataataaaattgtaatatttaaaagcacAGCAGATAAGACtttaatttcagtattaattaagaaaagcagacgatttttctctccaatataattgaaaaatcaaatggTAGATTCGTACTTTCTATCATAAAACATTATTCtctgttttaaattgaaagaagaatGATTGCAATTGATTGTtagtttctataaatatatttaaaatgtagaaatgattttttaatcttttccaaCTGTTATGAAGTTTTGGCATTTACTTAAAAACTTTTCCAActgttataaaactttttatataaactttttagcaagctaaatttgaatattatctttataatatttgataccttaaaatcatttattttgcattaatactGAATTATGCGATAAAGTCATTATCTGTGGTTACCTCAATATGttaatatttggaatttgaaaacaatagCTTAGATTATTAGGGATCtactttcttctttttgaattatgttatggtattttagtttataatattgattgtattttataGGCTTATTTTTGaaggcatatttttaaatttttttcaggaagCTAATAATATGGTTAGAGATGCAAATGAGAAACAAGCATTTGCTGAGAAATTACTAAAAGAATCCAATTTAAAGGTGAGGTATCTGCTTTATTGCTGTATTCTGAGGGGGGGggaatgcttttcttttttctttactcaACTAATGAATTATGTCATAAAATATACTTAGGTTAAATATAATAGCtgagctt carries:
- the LOC129985327 gene encoding guanine nucleotide exchange factor for Rab-3A-like, whose protein sequence is MNEICFPITKLDFVFIWEAFPVHRKHPKFAVQRIKNFIVNNGNEEVLCGFWMQINSIHSKLLDLSHITMHHETSNSYQQEQLPNGSPTKSSSKVSEQNGQDLPSCNSENAKNVENLQTNKNPKDVDNMEVPEPAEKVTSTYEDSTSLWKSSSRRCSSDGALKAMQGVSQRPERGNSFSDSDEKTAALKAKIHEKYDQFDKDMKEMAAKANANGLLLNGNSPPAKAVLDLGGQTAALLSPDPRTIPPEDTCVFTSGGPPGILWELKTADDSLPGRNSLMAEVKEVAYSRLQQELRKAQLELKLKDEEVLRLSQIRDEVGAELEELTASLFEEANNMVRDANEKQAFAEKLLKESNLKIEVLQAEVQALKTLVITSTPSMPNPHLHPQIDKRHNGVRSLFTQGHKRSPSNYELCSFRETPPGSPTKEAAFTSFSPDNYEVDPVFHQQFLEWHQNPKLDKTHPFLNIIYKEDILPCLNFTNKKLSDAVLSAIEANVITIEQVNGKNPFPKRCSLLEAPKICKYRMKIGDDLEWYYISQLCRNRIAAVCDFFCYVRYIQQGLVKSGVHEIYWEIIKKRRDVSLARLGILTL